From Malus sylvestris chromosome 1, drMalSylv7.2, whole genome shotgun sequence:
TGTCGAAGCTGCTTTATTGTCATTTGTCAATCTGTGATTGGCCCCTCTTTTTTATTGgatttgaaatttctttttgtttttttttgaaatttctttttaCAGGGTGGAAAAAggaattttctttttgttttgttcttttttgttttttcaatttttctccgAAGGTTGAAAGGGATATCTGGTGGCTTTAACATCGAGAATCTGCTCGAATATTACTGGATCCGAGTTGGCACTGATGGCCGCACTGATGGCCGGCACTTTAGCGGCACTTAAACTTGGGCTGACACTTTTGGGCTTTTAATACTGGCGACTCATTACTTGGGTTTTATGAGAAAGGATAAGGGCGTTCCGCTTCAATTAAGGTTCGCTCGACAAATGCCCCAATTCAAATAATTCGTTTGTTAAAATGTAGACTTTAGTTATGTAATATACACGCGTTATGTTTATAGTAAATATATGTATCTAATGTTCAACATACATTCTGTCAttcaaatattatatgagcaaaaatgcacttgTTTTGTCATTCAAATCAAAAAACCCTCTCTCGCCTATCATGTAGtaatatttttctcatcactttgTCACTTTCCACTACCACTAGACTGAAATTTTTGTACCATTGAAATTGTGATACACCATCATTTGAAATCATCTTTGTTATCATATTGGGTTATAAACCATCTTATAATTAGATCTTCTTAGTTATTTTTCAGGATGCCCTTACTAAAAGAAATTTCTAACATCGTCCCTTGCGCTACTCCAACCAATTAGACCGTCCGAAGCTCATGCTGCCATTTTCGAATCCATAATGGGGGCACGGATTAAAGCCTCCAAACCGACAAAACTTACCCCctcttttataaaatttgaaattagacCATCTGAAGCTCATGTTGTCATGCTAGTCCTCAATTTGTTaagtttttcatccaaaatttgaAGCTATTTGCATATCAATATTTAGACATTTTAACTCTATTTTTTTATCGACATGATTGACCACATTAAATTCTCAAATATTTCAATTAGCTAAACTTCACGTTAGTGAgcctaatatattattttagtGGTTCATCATAAGCTTTTGAAACCAACgcaacatgtttttttttactaacAAAAATTCATAGGTCCGAAACAAATCAATTCCCTCATCCTTTAGTGTAAATGTATTTTtgtatagaaaaaataaaaaataacttttGTGAAAAGGATGTCAAAAGTCCAAAATAACTTTGAACTCAATTTATTTGGAAACTTAACAGAGTTAAAGTAAGATGCCCAAATAATAATTTTGGAATATTGACATGACAATCActtaaattttagtttataaGACAAATTGTGAATGGCGTATAAGTTCAtatgatattttaaaatttcctcaagttgcacctcatagattatatttgcaaaatattagcccaATCGGaagtaagacatctaattggattcaaagaaattaacgaatactATATTTTATTAGAAACAacgaaatttcatcgtgataattaaataggcaaatggtttcgggttgaattaaatttttaaaagaatTATCTAGTAATCGAGACATACAAAATAGACCGTTCGAATCGTTGAATTTCGGTCTGCACCAAGGAAGAGACCACGAAACCGTGACCTCCGAATGAAAAAAGCAAGATATTCAATGCCGCGTGAATGGAAGAAACGAGAAGGAGGAGCGCAAGTGCATTTGTCAACACACATGGATGGAGACAAGGAGATTGATCCCTCAAAATTTTGTATAAACCACTATTTCAGTTAGAAGCTAGCGGAGACTTGAGAGAAACAATATGTTAGGAAACATAAAAGGGAAGATAAAAATGGAGATGGAAAGGATGATTCTGAATCTTGGACATCATCTCCTGCGCAAACTCTTTTGGTTTAGCTTAATATCATTGTTTTTGTTGGCACCGCTACCGCTATCAGAAGCCAACTCTAACACCAGCTTCCGAACTGCGGGCGTACACTGGCCTGACATAATAAACTGTAACACTTCCTACAGGCCAACAAATCCAGGACCATTCTCACGAACAAGTAATCTCGATGGCGCCATTCCCTTTGCAAATCCTGATGGCATCTGCAGCGGCGACGCTTACTATAATGATCTGATCTTTCAAGTATATCTTGGGGTAAAATTTCTTGACCTTCTTTGTATaacaattgaaaaaattaacatcaatttttaattttatttttataacgaGTCTATATGTATACGTCACAGAACTTCGTTGGTTTAGCTGGAGACACAACGATTAGAGTGAATCGATCAAAATATTATGATCACTTTTCAAAAGCAAACCAGGCATATAATCATGACCATAGGAAAACTGGTAGACGCTacatcaaacacaaaaaagtCATTTCGGTAAAGCTCACTCTAGGTACTTCCGTAAATTAATTCCCCTGCTCTATTTGTTTAATTTGCTGGAAGTTGTGATGCATATGTTAGTATATAATTAAAGCTAAACTTGCAGGTCTTGGCTTTTTTTGCTTATTTATGTCGTTTGGGATCACTGGGGTTTATTCCAGTGTGAAGAAACGGAAGTTCATTAATCTCAAAGCCAAGTTCTTCGAGCAAAATGGAGGGTTATTGTTAAAGCAGCATATTGCTTCACATGGAAGCCCAAAAGTTTTTACAGCCGAGGAGCTAGAGACGGCCGCTGCCTATTATAACCAGAGTCATAATTTTTGTCCAGGAGAAAGTGCATTAGATTGGAAAGGACTTTTGTCAGACGGTGCGATTGTAGACATGAGGAAATCAGTAGTGCACGAGGGCCAAATCGAGCGCCTTATCTACGAGATCGTCACTCTCACCAAAATTAACCATAAAAATGTGGTGAAGTTCTTGGGCTGCTGCTTAGAGACTGAAGCTCCCATGTTAGTGTATGAATTCCCTTGCAATGGGACCTTGTTCGACTACATTCATCATGCTAACGGCAAGAGTGCATTGCCTTGGCATGTCCTTTTAAAGATAGCCTCAGACTCTGCAACTGCTCTTGCCTATATGCATTCAGCAGTAGACTCGTTGAAACCAATGATCATTCATGGAAATGTCAACTCGTCCAACATACTTTTAACTGATTGTTTTGTGGCCAAAGTCTCCGGTTTTAGTCCTTCAAGGTTGGTCCCGGTCCCCGGTAACGAATCCCAGATGAAGACATTGGTGCAGCAAACACTTGGTTATCTTGATCCGGAATATCTCTATACAGGCCAGTTGACAGATAAGAGCGATGTTTATAGCTTTGGAATCGTATTGTTGGAGCTTCTAACTGGGGAGATGCCATTGTCCTTTCACAGACAAGAAAATCGAAGAATCATAACATCCCATTTCGTTTCTTCTGTAGGACAAAATGACATCTTTCAGATCGTTGTGCCACAACTTGTAAACGAGGGAAACAGAGAGCAACTCAGAGCAGTTGCGGAGCTTGCAAAGAGTTGCCTCAAGTTGAGTAGTGCCGAAAGGCCTGCGATGGAAGAAGTGGCAAGAGAATTAAGGAGGTTGTGTGGCAGCACACATTCTTCCTAAGCCAGCTAGTTCTCGTCAACAACTATTGAGTGTATGAATCCATTGTAGGGGAAGGGAAGCCCCGACTAGTAGAATATCTTTGAACAATTACCTACCGGTTAAAACTTTATAGTACAGATTAAACTGAGTACTAGAAAATCCCTATGAGTTGTTTTAAACAATCCATTGCATATGAAATGTGGCTGGCTGTCACcaatgtttctttttcatgaaCAAAATATATTTGACAGTTGAACCAATCTTGGAAAATAAGGCCaagtaaattttaattttagtactAATACAATGCGCATTGGTCATcatattttgatgaaaattttCCACTTGTTCTTGAGTAGTCGACTGCCCCCAAATCGGTGATAAtatagaaaaacaaatcaacaacaaagctttatcTTATTAAGTGGGATCGATTGAATTATATATCCTAGCCACGACCAATCCAAAGAGTTCCTAGTACAACTTTTCTTACATTCGAGGTCTTTTTAGTCATTGCACACAAACAAGccacttttatttaaaaatttatcaaacaccTTGACACAACTTTTCTTACTCAAAGCACTTTGGAAATACAATTTATCAAATACTATACTACTTTATTTTACAGAACAATAGaagtaggttttttttttaatttttttttataaaagcacaccAATTCTAAACCATCCCAATTTATTGCCATGAACATATAACCAGCTCGAAAGCTTTTATAACAATTGTTAGCATGGAGGCATTCCTTGTGGCGGAGGTAGCATTTGCGCTCCTAGGCCCTTTCCATTTTTCACTATGAACGTCATCTCCATGCCCCATGACAtatgtgtggatgcaaatttcttccttcttgatcttggacaattttgcacctacaaaacaattaacaccttaggttaaggccaagagcctcacgtgcccacaaTGAATGGAgggttttggccgaagaacctccgatgccaaagttagaatttagagagaaatagtgtttagagaatttgagattttttgtaagagaattagaatgaatttttggtgaaaatatgagcctatttataggattaGGCTTGTCTCTTTTCCCTCAAGGTGTGGCCGTCCTTGAAGGGATTTTGTGGTTatgattttggtttaattagtcaatttattggctaattaaaccctaaagaataaattggtggttacaaaattgattatttgtataaatggggtaataaaatggagaaaaatgaaaaaggttAGGAAGAAAgggaggtggccggccattGCCTACTTTTAGGGTTGAATGAGATATATTTTGGTGGTTAATTGGAtgatttaatttatatttaatggattaattgggtaattaatccattaattaaccaaaTAACATTATTTTGGAGGTTACCTTGCAAAAAGGGATTTGATTAGATAGACTTTGAATTGTTTACCTCTTTTTTGGAGCGTTTTTTACTTTGTTGAAAAAAGATTGTCGATTGCTTGCGCGTAGAGATCTCGGTATACTTCAGGGGTATTTTGGTCCTTTTTGTCCAacaatccacgtgtcgccttgtgattatttttggctccacaatatgTCGATCAATATGATAGTGCATAAACCAAACACCTACATACAACGACAACAACAAGAACAATTTATCATATGTTCTAATTATCATTCATTAATATAACTAATTAGGGACGGTAAACTAAAACTGGAAACTGAAAGCTGATATGGTTATTATCAAACAGCCCTTACATAATATATTTACTAGAGATAATGAGTGTCTTCATTAATTACGTACCAAGATTGTCGGCCTTGAATCTAATGGTAGTCAAACCATTTACAAGTGGTGTTCTGAAGAGGAGGATCGACAAGATTATACATCAAAGGGTCCTTGTCCTTGTCAAAATTCCCAAACCCCCATCC
This genomic window contains:
- the LOC126625824 gene encoding putative wall-associated receptor kinase-like 16 isoform X1, which translates into the protein MLGNIKGKIKMEMERMILNLGHHLLRKLFWFSLISLFLLAPLPLSEANSNTSFRTAGVHWPDIINCNTSYRPTNPGPFSRTSNLDGAIPFANPDGICSGDAYYNDLIFQVYLGNFVGLAGDTTIRVNRSKYYDHFSKANQAYNHDHRKTGRRYIKHKKVISVKLTLAKLAGLGFFCLFMSFGITGVYSSVKKRKFINLKAKFFEQNGGLLLKQHIASHGSPKVFTAEELETAAAYYNQSHNFCPGESALDWKGLLSDGAIVDMRKSVVHEGQIERLIYEIVTLTKINHKNVVKFLGCCLETEAPMLVYEFPCNGTLFDYIHHANGKSALPWHVLLKIASDSATALAYMHSAVDSLKPMIIHGNVNSSNILLTDCFVAKVSGFSPSRLVPVPGNESQMKTLVQQTLGYLDPEYLYTGQLTDKSDVYSFGIVLLELLTGEMPLSFHRQENRRIITSHFVSSVGQNDIFQIVVPQLVNEGNREQLRAVAELAKSCLKLSSAERPAMEEVARELRRLCGSTHSS
- the LOC126625824 gene encoding putative wall-associated receptor kinase-like 16 isoform X2, translating into MLGNIKGKIKMEMERMILNLGHHLLRKLFWFSLISLFLLAPLPLSEANSNTSFRTAGVHWPDIINCNTSYRPTNPGPFSRTSNLDGAIPFANPDGICSGDAYYNDLIFQVYLGNFVGLAGDTTIRVNRSKYYDHFSKANQAYNHDHRKTGRRYIKHKKVISVKLTLGLGFFCLFMSFGITGVYSSVKKRKFINLKAKFFEQNGGLLLKQHIASHGSPKVFTAEELETAAAYYNQSHNFCPGESALDWKGLLSDGAIVDMRKSVVHEGQIERLIYEIVTLTKINHKNVVKFLGCCLETEAPMLVYEFPCNGTLFDYIHHANGKSALPWHVLLKIASDSATALAYMHSAVDSLKPMIIHGNVNSSNILLTDCFVAKVSGFSPSRLVPVPGNESQMKTLVQQTLGYLDPEYLYTGQLTDKSDVYSFGIVLLELLTGEMPLSFHRQENRRIITSHFVSSVGQNDIFQIVVPQLVNEGNREQLRAVAELAKSCLKLSSAERPAMEEVARELRRLCGSTHSS